One segment of Planctomycetaceae bacterium DNA contains the following:
- a CDS encoding 2-oxo acid dehydrogenase subunit E2, with protein sequence MTIEFKLPEVAEGVESVDIAEILVSEGETIKAGAVICEVETEKAVAEIECPHAGVVSRILVSAGDSVAVGSPLVVIEESAGSSRGEGSPRPDQTADHATRGQSATASTAVSGPTASTATGESRVVEFRLPPVSEGIESIDIAQVLVSVGETIQANAVVCEVETDKAVAEINCPYTGTVREVHVSAGDTISVGSPLISVATFDAETNRPASARSGSGGTAPSPKPASADAEPKAVVRPAGVGGSEGDKRPPAPAGPATRRLARKLGVDLYQVRGSADGGRITIEDLEAHVKERLSKSSADPVAQPASVPPLPDFSRFGPIEKESLNRIARVAAANLHGAWITIPHVTQHDLADITELEAARKRYVKSNPRSPKVTMTAVMIKAVVGALKAFPKVNSSIDLDNGELIIKHYFHIGVAVDTPGGLVVPVIRNCDQKNVLQVAEELTDLATRARDRKLKTEEMQGASFTITNLGGIGGTSFTPIVNYPEVAILGMSRGQKHLALEDGQVTEKLMLPLSLSYDHRAINGADAARFIVKLSGSLTNFFELF encoded by the coding sequence ATGACCATTGAATTCAAACTGCCGGAAGTCGCCGAAGGTGTCGAGTCCGTCGACATCGCCGAGATCCTGGTGTCGGAAGGTGAAACGATCAAAGCCGGCGCTGTGATCTGTGAAGTGGAAACGGAAAAGGCCGTCGCCGAAATTGAGTGCCCGCATGCCGGAGTCGTCAGCAGAATACTGGTCTCCGCGGGAGACTCCGTCGCCGTGGGTTCACCGCTGGTTGTGATTGAAGAGTCCGCGGGGAGTTCGCGCGGTGAAGGCAGTCCGCGACCTGACCAGACGGCGGATCACGCGACACGCGGGCAATCCGCGACGGCTTCCACCGCAGTCTCGGGACCGACGGCGTCCACCGCGACAGGCGAAAGCAGGGTTGTGGAGTTCCGGCTGCCACCGGTTTCAGAAGGAATCGAGTCCATCGACATCGCTCAGGTGCTGGTCAGTGTCGGGGAGACAATCCAGGCGAATGCCGTTGTCTGTGAAGTTGAAACCGACAAGGCGGTCGCGGAGATCAATTGCCCTTACACCGGAACGGTCCGGGAAGTCCACGTGTCCGCTGGTGACACGATTAGTGTGGGTTCGCCGCTGATTTCCGTGGCAACGTTCGATGCGGAAACGAACCGGCCGGCTTCTGCCCGGTCAGGTTCCGGCGGAACCGCACCATCGCCGAAACCCGCTTCCGCCGATGCGGAACCGAAAGCGGTGGTCCGGCCAGCAGGTGTCGGCGGATCGGAAGGCGACAAGCGTCCGCCTGCGCCGGCGGGGCCGGCGACGCGCCGCCTGGCGCGCAAGCTGGGAGTTGATCTGTATCAGGTTCGCGGTTCCGCTGACGGAGGCCGCATTACGATTGAAGATCTGGAAGCACATGTGAAGGAAAGGCTCTCGAAATCGTCGGCGGATCCGGTTGCCCAGCCAGCGTCCGTGCCGCCGCTGCCGGACTTCAGCCGGTTCGGGCCGATTGAAAAGGAATCCCTGAACAGGATCGCTCGCGTTGCCGCCGCCAACCTGCACGGCGCATGGATCACGATTCCGCATGTCACGCAACACGACCTGGCCGACATTACCGAGCTGGAAGCGGCCCGAAAACGCTATGTGAAATCCAATCCGCGGTCTCCGAAAGTCACAATGACGGCTGTGATGATCAAGGCCGTCGTCGGTGCGCTGAAGGCGTTTCCAAAGGTCAATAGCAGCATTGACCTGGACAACGGCGAACTGATCATCAAGCACTACTTTCACATCGGCGTCGCCGTTGACACACCGGGCGGCCTGGTAGTGCCCGTCATTCGCAACTGCGATCAGAAAAACGTGCTGCAGGTCGCGGAGGAACTGACGGACCTCGCCACTCGGGCACGCGACCGCAAGCTGAAGACGGAGGAAATGCAGGGTGCCTCGTTCACGATCACCAACCTTGGCGGGATCGGCGGAACATCGTTTACACCGATCGTCAATTATCCGGAAGTCGCCATTCTGGGGATGTCGCGAGGACAGAAGCACCTGGCTCTGGAAGACGGCCAGGTGACGGAAAAGCTGATGCTGCCTCTGTCGCTGTCCTACGATCATCGGGCGATTAACGGGGCCGATGCGGCACGGTTCATTGTCAAACTTTCCGGCAGCCTGACGAATTTCTTCGAACTGTTCTGA
- the lpdA gene encoding dihydrolipoyl dehydrogenase — translation MSKHAQVVVLGGGPGGYPAAFAAADHGLQVVLVDEGQKPGGVCLNRGCIPSKALLHVARLINETRESAEWGVTFQTPEIDINRLREFKDTVVGNLTGGIEQLCKARGVELIKARGTFRDSSALELKHGDGSSQSLTFDHCIIAVGSLPAMPPIFDIGDERVMNSTAALSLPDVPQRLLVIGGGYIGLEMGSVYAALGSRVTVVEMTSGLLPGADRDLVRPLQKRLEQQFSAIHLETKVARLTATDDGIVARLEGAGVAPEQTFDRVLVSVGRRPNSRGVGLENTKVKVDERGFIEIDRRQRTADPKLLAIGDVAGEPMLAHKATREAHVAVETLLNEPGEFDSVAIPAVVFTDPELAWCGLTEGEAKARGMDVTVTRFPWAASGRAQSLARTEGLTKLIVEPKKQRILGVGIVGPGAGEMIAEAVLAVEMGATARDVAESIHAHPTLSETLMEAAEGVLGSPTHQYKPQRKK, via the coding sequence ATGTCAAAACACGCTCAGGTTGTTGTTCTCGGGGGCGGCCCCGGAGGTTATCCGGCTGCCTTTGCCGCTGCGGATCATGGTCTGCAGGTGGTCCTGGTGGATGAAGGGCAGAAGCCGGGCGGCGTCTGTCTGAATCGCGGCTGTATTCCGTCGAAAGCGCTGCTGCACGTCGCCAGGCTGATCAATGAAACCCGGGAATCCGCCGAATGGGGTGTGACGTTCCAGACTCCTGAAATCGACATTAACCGGCTGCGGGAATTCAAGGACACCGTTGTCGGCAACCTGACCGGCGGCATCGAACAGCTCTGCAAGGCGCGCGGCGTTGAACTCATCAAGGCGCGGGGAACGTTCCGGGATTCGTCAGCGCTGGAACTGAAGCATGGCGACGGCAGTTCGCAGTCGCTGACTTTCGACCACTGCATCATTGCTGTCGGTTCGCTGCCGGCGATGCCGCCGATCTTCGACATCGGTGACGAGCGCGTGATGAATTCCACGGCAGCACTCAGCCTGCCTGACGTGCCGCAACGTCTGTTGGTGATTGGCGGAGGATACATCGGCCTGGAAATGGGATCGGTCTATGCGGCCCTTGGTTCCCGCGTGACGGTGGTCGAAATGACGTCCGGGCTGCTTCCGGGAGCCGACCGCGATCTTGTTCGGCCGTTGCAGAAGCGGCTGGAACAGCAATTCAGCGCGATTCATCTGGAGACGAAAGTTGCCAGACTGACGGCGACTGATGACGGGATCGTCGCCCGCCTGGAGGGAGCCGGAGTGGCTCCGGAACAGACGTTTGACCGAGTGCTGGTTTCGGTCGGTCGACGCCCCAACAGTCGTGGTGTCGGACTGGAAAACACCAAAGTCAAAGTGGACGAGCGGGGCTTCATCGAAATTGATCGCCGTCAGCGCACAGCGGATCCGAAGCTGCTTGCAATCGGTGACGTGGCGGGTGAACCGATGCTGGCTCACAAGGCGACGCGGGAGGCTCACGTCGCCGTGGAAACTCTGCTGAACGAACCGGGCGAATTCGACAGTGTGGCGATTCCCGCTGTTGTGTTTACCGACCCGGAACTCGCCTGGTGTGGCCTGACCGAAGGCGAAGCGAAGGCACGCGGCATGGACGTCACCGTCACGCGTTTTCCCTGGGCAGCCTCCGGCCGAGCTCAGTCTCTGGCCCGCACAGAAGGGCTGACAAAGCTGATTGTCGAACCAAAAAAGCAGCGCATTCTGGGCGTGGGTATCGTCGGCCCGGGGGCGGGTGAGATGATCGCCGAAGCAGTCCTTGCCGTGGAAATGGGAGCCACCGCGCGCGACGTCGCCGAGTCCATCCACGCGCACCCGACTTTGTCCGAAACGCTGATGGAAGCAGCCGAAGGCGTGCTGGGGTCGCCCACGCACCAGTACAAACCGCAGCGGAAGAAGTAG
- a CDS encoding CDP-alcohol phosphatidyltransferase family protein: MSTETDADYESAPFRRKTRRQKVFAVLPTMLTLGNAVCGFGAISIAAKVGPDSFGGNELIVASQLIFLAMLFDALDGSAARLTNQTTDFGAQLDSLCDVVSFGAAPAFIMLQLTHPAHHLMNTVENAPFEYHPRVLFAIAALFLVCATLRLARFNVETDEDDSHDAFSGLPSPAAAGVIVSFPIGLRGLKDLVTESTASWVAPVLQIVRPSLVVLLPLIALATAMLMVSRIPYPHVFNQFVRGQRGRKQMIQMVFAIALVFVVREMALPVLFCAFAFAAPLQKAWQKSLKPAIHGKGTAVGG, encoded by the coding sequence ATGAGTACCGAAACCGACGCCGATTACGAATCAGCGCCCTTCCGCCGAAAGACGCGGCGACAGAAGGTGTTCGCCGTGCTTCCCACGATGCTGACGCTGGGCAACGCCGTCTGCGGATTTGGCGCCATCTCGATCGCCGCAAAGGTCGGCCCGGATTCCTTCGGCGGGAACGAGCTGATCGTGGCGTCGCAACTGATCTTTCTGGCGATGCTGTTCGACGCGCTGGACGGCAGTGCCGCACGGCTGACAAATCAGACAACCGATTTCGGTGCCCAGCTGGACAGTCTGTGCGACGTCGTCAGCTTCGGTGCGGCACCGGCATTCATCATGCTGCAACTGACGCACCCGGCCCACCACCTGATGAACACGGTGGAGAACGCTCCGTTTGAATATCACCCCAGAGTGCTGTTTGCGATCGCCGCACTGTTTCTGGTCTGCGCAACGCTTCGGCTGGCGCGGTTCAATGTCGAAACGGACGAAGACGATTCGCATGATGCTTTCAGCGGACTGCCGTCTCCGGCCGCCGCGGGCGTCATCGTGTCATTTCCGATCGGGCTGAGAGGGCTGAAGGATCTGGTCACGGAATCCACGGCGTCGTGGGTGGCGCCGGTGCTGCAGATCGTAAGGCCGTCGCTGGTTGTGCTGCTGCCGCTGATCGCTCTCGCGACCGCCATGCTGATGGTCTCCCGCATTCCCTATCCGCACGTGTTCAACCAGTTTGTGCGGGGACAGCGAGGCCGCAAACAGATGATCCAGATGGTCTTCGCGATCGCTCTGGTATTCGTCGTGCGCGAAATGGCACTGCCGGTCCTGTTCTGCGCGTTCGCCTTCGCCGCGCCGCTGCAAAAGGCGTGGCAGAAGTCGCTGAAGCCGGCGATTCACGGTAAGGGCACTGCGGTGGGCGGATGA
- a CDS encoding phosphatidylserine decarboxylase family protein, with protein MTENSAVGVTVTGKPRDLMPMDPQLTDIQPGGGIVIHLEQAWGRVRRLWLKTFRRGYVKRMESCRQGDFNPCPHEVLDSRDLKFHRNQGGWYWDPADDPFAWRDRIPFARVGLAELLLMAGSFFLLTLAFGWWAVETGGTMRAVASVLAVAAAVCGILIAWFFRDPTRAIPAGPGLVVSPADGKVVEIEELDHDEFIGGPAVKIGIFLSIFNVHINRAPLAGKVIGLMYRPGKYLNALRPESARENERLTVLLESPEPPYRGFVVRQITGAIARRIVCWLKPGDVLQRGEQFGMIKLGSRTELLLPAESTLKVRTAIGEHVKAGTSILAEYQDGD; from the coding sequence ATGACTGAAAATTCCGCGGTCGGCGTGACTGTCACCGGCAAACCTCGTGACCTGATGCCCATGGATCCGCAACTGACGGACATCCAGCCCGGCGGCGGAATTGTGATTCATCTGGAACAGGCGTGGGGTCGAGTCCGCCGGCTGTGGCTGAAGACGTTTCGTCGCGGCTACGTGAAACGAATGGAATCCTGCCGCCAGGGAGACTTCAATCCGTGCCCTCACGAAGTGCTGGATTCGCGGGATCTGAAGTTTCACCGCAACCAGGGAGGCTGGTACTGGGATCCTGCGGATGATCCGTTCGCCTGGCGGGACCGAATTCCGTTCGCTCGCGTCGGACTCGCTGAATTGCTGCTGATGGCGGGAAGCTTCTTTCTGCTGACCCTGGCGTTCGGCTGGTGGGCTGTGGAAACCGGCGGAACGATGCGTGCAGTGGCTTCGGTGTTGGCAGTCGCCGCCGCCGTGTGCGGAATTCTGATCGCATGGTTCTTTCGTGACCCGACGCGGGCAATTCCCGCCGGCCCCGGACTGGTGGTTTCTCCCGCAGACGGAAAAGTCGTCGAGATCGAAGAACTGGATCACGACGAGTTCATTGGCGGCCCGGCAGTCAAGATCGGCATCTTTCTGTCAATCTTCAACGTCCACATCAATCGAGCTCCGCTGGCCGGAAAAGTCATCGGGCTGATGTACCGGCCCGGAAAATACCTGAACGCTCTGCGCCCCGAATCCGCGCGGGAAAACGAACGGCTGACAGTTCTGCTGGAATCGCCGGAACCGCCATATCGCGGTTTCGTTGTTCGCCAGATAACCGGAGCCATCGCCCGGCGAATCGTGTGCTGGCTGAAACCAGGAGACGTTTTGCAGCGCGGTGAGCAGTTCGGGATGATTAAACTGGGTTCCCGAACGGAACTGCTGCTGCCCGCCGAATCGACCCTGAAGGTCCGCACGGCCATCGGCGAGCATGTGAAAGCCGGGACGTCCATTCTTGCCGAGTACCAGGACGGCGATTGA
- a CDS encoding MBL fold metallo-hydrolase: protein MTDPSISDAFPKDSTEAPGRATGANLTLMGTGTSVGVPIVGCDCHVCQSDNPKNKRLRSGILVRDAGGEFVIDTGPELRLQLIRSRATLIQAALFTHAHADHIMGLDDLRIFGFRLPDPIPLYCEESVEDSIRRIFHYAFIDPATLAHPYAAPRLRFERITPGKPFGVLGQEILPVRLHHGPLPVLGFRIGDVAICTDVSTIPAESRKLLAGLDTLIIDALRYKPHPTHMHLDAALNAVNRLKPRRTILTHMAHDFDYEQLARELPDGVEPGYDGLQVPLV from the coding sequence GTGACTGATCCTTCCATTTCTGACGCATTCCCGAAGGATTCAACGGAGGCGCCTGGCAGAGCAACCGGGGCGAATCTGACACTGATGGGCACGGGAACCAGTGTCGGGGTTCCGATCGTGGGTTGCGATTGCCACGTGTGTCAGTCCGACAACCCGAAAAACAAACGTCTGCGATCCGGCATCCTGGTGCGGGACGCAGGTGGTGAATTCGTCATCGACACCGGACCGGAACTGCGCCTGCAGCTCATTCGAAGCAGGGCGACGCTGATTCAGGCGGCGCTGTTCACGCACGCTCACGCCGATCACATCATGGGTCTGGACGACCTGAGAATTTTCGGCTTTCGACTGCCGGATCCGATTCCGCTGTACTGTGAGGAATCCGTTGAAGACAGCATTCGAAGAATCTTCCACTACGCATTCATCGACCCGGCGACGCTGGCCCATCCGTATGCCGCTCCCCGACTGCGATTCGAACGGATCACACCGGGAAAGCCGTTTGGAGTCCTCGGCCAGGAAATTCTGCCGGTACGGCTGCACCACGGACCTTTGCCGGTCCTGGGCTTCCGAATCGGCGACGTGGCGATCTGCACCGACGTTTCGACAATCCCCGCGGAGAGCCGGAAACTTCTGGCCGGACTGGATACGCTGATTATCGATGCGCTGCGATACAAGCCTCACCCGACACACATGCACCTGGACGCGGCGCTGAATGCCGTGAATCGACTGAAGCCGCGCCGTACGATTCTGACTCATATGGCTCACGATTTTGACTATGAGCAATTGGCCCGCGAACTGCCGGATGGCGTCGAACCAGGTTACGATGGCCTTCAGGTCCCGCTGGTGTAA
- a CDS encoding phospholipid scramblase-related protein codes for MHPVLNGNLYLVKEHVGMFKAANNYDIYDPETNEEIIHCREDRLGMFTKLLRFTDYKTLTPFHVDLRTPSGEPILSVRRGVSLFLSTVDVLDADDERIGGFKQKLFSLGGAFRVLGPDDRELCLLQGKWTGWNFKFKAGDRELASVSKKWAGIGRELFTSADNYMLQISEDVPPDNPIRGLIMAAVMCIDMVLKER; via the coding sequence ATGCATCCGGTACTCAACGGCAATTTGTATCTGGTGAAGGAACATGTCGGCATGTTCAAGGCGGCCAACAATTATGACATCTATGATCCGGAAACGAATGAGGAGATCATTCATTGTCGTGAGGATCGTCTTGGCATGTTCACGAAGCTGCTGCGGTTCACGGACTACAAGACTCTGACGCCATTTCATGTGGATCTGCGCACGCCGTCCGGCGAACCGATCCTGAGCGTCCGTCGCGGCGTTTCGCTGTTTCTGTCGACGGTCGATGTTCTGGATGCCGACGATGAGCGGATCGGCGGCTTCAAGCAGAAGCTGTTCTCACTGGGCGGCGCGTTCCGAGTGCTCGGTCCGGACGATCGCGAACTGTGCCTGCTGCAGGGCAAGTGGACGGGCTGGAATTTCAAATTCAAGGCCGGCGATCGGGAACTCGCCAGTGTCTCCAAGAAATGGGCAGGAATCGGTCGCGAACTGTTCACATCCGCCGACAACTACATGCTGCAGATTTCCGAAGACGTGCCGCCCGACAATCCGATTCGCGGGCTGATCATGGCGGCCGTTATGTGCATCGACATGGTGCTGAAGGAACGATAG
- a CDS encoding adenosine kinase translates to MKYDVFGVGNALVDIQARVPDSVIAASGFDKGIMTLVDDATQQAVLASLDGVRLNRCAGGSAANTIVGVADFGGRAAYVGKISTDEIGQFFLDDMRKMGVTVEVAPSSSGQTGTSAILITEDAQRTMLTNLGVAATLTEDDIREDELRQSKYVYIEGYLLTGETSRPAAMKAIELAKKHGVKVAFTASDPFLVNLLRDDIWALVEGPVDLFFCNEEEAKSLTGREDPIECAAEIHRHAENVAMTLGPNGSIVMHGGEAIAIEGVSVNAIDTTGAGDMYAAGLLYGITNGMTWKQAGHLGSHAAARIVSQLGARMDHKFTAEEIRELIN, encoded by the coding sequence ATGAAATACGACGTTTTTGGTGTCGGCAACGCACTGGTGGACATTCAGGCGCGCGTCCCGGACAGCGTGATCGCAGCCAGCGGATTCGACAAGGGCATCATGACGCTGGTCGACGATGCCACTCAGCAGGCCGTTCTGGCGAGTCTGGACGGCGTGCGGCTGAACCGCTGCGCCGGAGGATCCGCGGCCAATACGATCGTTGGTGTCGCGGATTTTGGCGGCCGGGCGGCCTACGTCGGCAAGATTTCCACGGACGAAATCGGGCAGTTCTTCCTGGACGATATGCGGAAGATGGGCGTCACCGTCGAAGTTGCTCCGTCGTCCTCCGGCCAGACCGGAACCAGCGCCATTCTGATTACCGAGGACGCTCAGCGAACGATGCTGACCAATCTGGGTGTCGCCGCGACGCTGACCGAAGACGACATCCGCGAAGACGAACTGCGGCAGTCCAAATATGTCTACATCGAAGGATATCTGCTGACCGGCGAAACCTCCCGGCCGGCCGCGATGAAGGCCATTGAACTGGCGAAGAAGCACGGCGTGAAAGTCGCTTTCACGGCGTCCGATCCGTTTCTGGTCAACCTGCTGCGGGACGACATCTGGGCTCTGGTGGAAGGCCCGGTCGATTTGTTCTTCTGCAACGAAGAAGAAGCGAAAAGCCTGACGGGCAGGGAGGATCCGATCGAATGCGCTGCGGAAATCCATCGGCATGCCGAGAACGTCGCCATGACTCTGGGACCAAACGGGTCGATCGTGATGCACGGCGGTGAAGCGATCGCCATTGAAGGAGTCAGCGTGAACGCCATCGACACAACCGGCGCCGGTGACATGTACGCCGCGGGTCTGCTGTATGGCATCACCAACGGCATGACCTGGAAGCAGGCCGGCCATCTGGGATCTCACGCCGCCGCGCGAATCGTCTCGCAGCTCGGAGCGAGAATGGACCACAAGTTTACCGCTGAGGAAATCCGGGAGTT